From a single Streptomyces sp. NBC_00377 genomic region:
- a CDS encoding MarP family serine protease, with translation MDLLDILLVLVMLAYAGSGYRRGLVAGCVSLAGFVGGAVIGVWVLPWMMDLVTPGTTAATVTAVFTVLVPAVTGHELAGRLALRLRRELDRGPLRVADGVGGAGANAVAVLIVAWVAASVLGASSSPVVTSSIRGSRLLGAVQDAMPDTTPTWFSRATSALTQAGFPQVFNPFENESTAAVAKPTGDSVTPSATSAAKLSTVKIEGVAGDQGREGSGFVYASEHVMTNAHVVAGIDDPTVRIGGVGPSYDARVVLFDPDKDVAVLYVPHLKAPVLGFDEDAERGDSAVVAGYPQDGDLNLQAATVANRVKATGRNIYNDEIVTREIYSIRSTVRPGNSGGPLLTTGGRVFGVVFARSTSDDETGYVLTAAEVADDAARAAKATDRVDTGKLTTS, from the coding sequence GTGGACCTGCTCGACATCCTGCTGGTGCTGGTGATGCTGGCCTACGCCGGCTCCGGCTACCGGCGGGGGCTGGTGGCCGGCTGTGTCTCGCTGGCCGGGTTCGTGGGCGGCGCCGTGATCGGCGTGTGGGTCCTGCCGTGGATGATGGACCTGGTGACGCCCGGGACCACGGCGGCGACGGTGACGGCGGTGTTCACGGTCCTCGTCCCCGCGGTGACCGGGCACGAGCTGGCGGGGCGGCTGGCGCTGCGGCTGCGGCGGGAGCTGGACCGCGGACCGCTGAGGGTGGCCGACGGGGTCGGCGGGGCGGGTGCCAACGCGGTGGCGGTGCTGATCGTGGCGTGGGTGGCGGCGAGCGTGCTGGGCGCTTCCTCCTCGCCGGTGGTCACCTCGTCCATACGGGGTTCGCGGCTGCTCGGGGCGGTCCAGGACGCCATGCCGGACACCACGCCCACCTGGTTCTCGCGGGCCACCTCGGCCCTGACCCAGGCGGGCTTCCCGCAGGTCTTCAACCCGTTCGAGAACGAGTCGACGGCCGCGGTCGCCAAGCCCACCGGCGACAGCGTCACCCCGAGCGCGACCTCGGCGGCCAAGCTGAGCACGGTGAAGATCGAGGGTGTCGCGGGCGACCAGGGCCGCGAGGGCAGCGGCTTCGTGTACGCGAGCGAGCATGTGATGACCAACGCGCACGTGGTGGCGGGCATCGACGACCCGACCGTACGCATCGGGGGCGTCGGCCCGTCGTACGACGCGCGTGTGGTGCTCTTCGACCCGGACAAGGACGTGGCCGTGCTGTACGTGCCGCACCTGAAGGCCCCGGTGCTGGGCTTCGACGAGGACGCCGAGCGCGGTGACTCCGCGGTCGTCGCCGGTTATCCGCAGGACGGCGACCTGAACCTCCAGGCGGCGACGGTCGCGAACCGGGTGAAGGCCACCGGCCGGAACATCTACAACGACGAGATCGTCACCCGTGAGATCTACTCGATCCGCTCCACCGTCCGCCCCGGCAACTCAGGCGGCCCGCTGCTGACCACCGGCGGCCGGGTCTTCGGCGTCGTCTTCGCCCGCTCCACCTCCGACGACGAGACGGGTTACGTGCTGACGGCGGCCGAGGTCGCCGACGACGCCGCACGGGCGGCGAAGGCGACGGACCGGGTGGACACGGGGAAACTGACGACCTCGTGA
- a CDS encoding helix-turn-helix transcriptional regulator translates to MRAARLIKMVLLLQSRPTMTASELARELEVSELTVTRDAQALSEAGVPVYAERGRAGGYRLVGGYRTRLTGLARGEAEALFLSGVPGALREMGLEDIASAARLKVSAALLPSLRDAPRTAAQRFHLDAPAWFREPAAPALLPLVADAVWDDRCVSARYRRGEREVVRELEPYGLVLKAGVWYLCARVGGADTFRTYRIDRFVGVEILKDRFFRDEDFDLPGFWGAQAERFARSILRSEVVLRLSPAGVRDLPHAVDPVAARDALAEIAEPDAEGWVTVTLRVESEEVAHTQLLALGPEAEVLAPAPLRERFAAGAARLTALYGSPE, encoded by the coding sequence GCTGACCGTCACCCGGGACGCGCAGGCGCTGTCCGAGGCGGGCGTGCCGGTGTACGCGGAGCGCGGGCGGGCGGGGGGCTACCGGCTCGTCGGGGGATACCGGACCCGGCTGACGGGACTGGCGCGCGGCGAGGCCGAGGCCCTGTTCCTGAGCGGGGTGCCGGGGGCTCTGCGGGAGATGGGTCTCGAGGACATCGCGTCGGCGGCGCGGCTGAAGGTGTCGGCGGCGCTGCTGCCCTCCCTGCGGGACGCCCCGCGTACGGCGGCGCAGCGGTTCCATCTGGACGCGCCTGCCTGGTTCCGGGAGCCGGCGGCGCCGGCTCTGCTGCCGCTGGTCGCGGACGCGGTGTGGGACGACCGGTGTGTGAGCGCCCGTTACCGGCGCGGGGAGCGCGAGGTGGTGCGGGAGCTGGAGCCGTACGGGCTCGTGCTGAAGGCGGGCGTCTGGTATCTGTGCGCCCGCGTCGGCGGGGCTGACACGTTCCGGACCTACCGCATCGACCGGTTCGTCGGCGTCGAGATTCTGAAGGATCGTTTCTTCAGGGACGAGGACTTCGATCTGCCCGGATTCTGGGGCGCCCAGGCCGAGCGGTTCGCGCGGTCGATCCTGCGGTCGGAGGTGGTCCTGCGGCTGTCGCCGGCGGGAGTGCGCGATCTGCCCCACGCCGTGGACCCGGTGGCCGCACGCGACGCGCTGGCGGAGATCGCGGAGCCGGACGCCGAGGGCTGGGTGACGGTCACCCTTCGGGTGGAATCGGAGGAGGTGGCCCACACACAGCTTCTGGCCCTGGGGCCGGAGGCCGAGGTGCTCGCCCCGGCCCCGCTGAGGGAGCGGTTCGCCGCGGGGGCGGCACGGCTGACGGCGCTCTACGGCTCTCCGGAATAG
- a CDS encoding GNAT family N-acetyltransferase, whose amino-acid sequence MPEPSAPRIRTARSADAEALALVDRLTWSPLHAVMPEPEPPYHPFFDERHVPEDYLVAELDGRVIGYIRLALSTSLACNAHVRQIQGLAVLDEGRGRGVGRALVRAAVEEARRQGARRVTLRVLAHNTPARKLYESEGFVLEGVLPEEFLLDGEYVDDVFMGRTV is encoded by the coding sequence ATGCCCGAACCTTCCGCACCCCGCATCCGCACCGCACGGTCCGCCGACGCCGAGGCGCTGGCCCTCGTGGACCGGCTGACCTGGTCCCCCCTGCACGCGGTCATGCCCGAGCCGGAGCCGCCCTACCACCCCTTCTTCGACGAGCGCCATGTCCCCGAGGACTATCTCGTCGCCGAGCTGGACGGCCGTGTCATCGGGTACATCCGCCTCGCCCTGTCCACCTCGCTCGCCTGCAACGCGCACGTCCGGCAGATACAGGGCCTCGCCGTCCTCGACGAGGGGCGCGGACGGGGCGTCGGACGGGCGCTGGTCCGGGCCGCCGTCGAGGAGGCCCGTCGGCAGGGCGCCCGCCGCGTCACCCTGCGCGTCCTCGCCCACAACACCCCGGCCCGGAAGCTCTACGAGTCCGAGGGGTTCGTACTGGAGGGCGTGCTGCCGGAGGAGTTCCTGCTGGACGGGGAGTACGTGGACGACGTGTTCATGGGGCGCACCGTGTAG
- a CDS encoding DUF4240 domain-containing protein: MDETEFWELVDASREAAGGDPEEQADLLVERLLRLDPESVLDFARHFESRFNRAYRWDLWGAAWLLLDGASDDAFDFFRCWLIGQGREVFEGALHNDPDSLADLLDDFDEEIDGDGEELGYAADEAYEQLTGTVAPDLGIPSAPAEPEGTPVDFENEGALAERYPRLWQRFKE, encoded by the coding sequence ATGGACGAGACGGAGTTCTGGGAGCTGGTGGACGCCTCCCGCGAGGCCGCCGGGGGCGATCCGGAGGAGCAGGCCGACCTGCTCGTGGAGCGGCTGCTGCGACTGGACCCGGAGTCCGTGCTCGACTTCGCCCGGCACTTCGAGTCCCGGTTCAACCGGGCCTACCGCTGGGACCTGTGGGGTGCCGCCTGGCTGCTGCTGGACGGGGCAAGCGACGACGCCTTCGACTTCTTCCGGTGCTGGCTGATCGGCCAGGGCCGCGAGGTCTTCGAGGGTGCCCTGCACAACGACCCGGACTCGCTCGCCGACCTGCTGGACGACTTCGACGAGGAGATCGACGGCGACGGCGAGGAACTCGGCTACGCGGCCGACGAGGCATACGAGCAGCTCACCGGGACCGTCGCCCCGGACCTGGGCATTCCGTCCGCGCCCGCCGAACCCGAGGGCACGCCCGTCGACTTCGAGAACGAGGGAGCTCTCGCCGAGCGGTATCCCCGGCTCTGGCAGCGCTTCAAGGAGTGA
- a CDS encoding peptidoglycan recognition protein family protein, whose protein sequence is MCALRPAARGARGTRGRRSARIPGPLLVLVGCLPGFVAVAALALCAGGDGHTVTAVGRPPAARPAGAHRAARPPVVPRAAWLDDLARHAQPPPRYDDKVVAVFVHHTDSPNGYACADAPRIIRYLYAGQIGARDWDDIGYNFLVDRCGTIYEGRAGGVDRPVTGAHTQGFNHRTAGIAALGTFTAGVPVPQAMIDAIAALAAWKLGLSDVDPRADVRLTSSNSRSRYASGTTATLPALAGHRDGYMTSCPGAALAARLPEIREAAARLQGRQGSQGTQRKQVKRGKWDGRAGTAGTAGTAGTAARTLTATP, encoded by the coding sequence ATGTGTGCCCTCCGACCGGCCGCCCGGGGCGCCCGGGGAACGCGTGGACGGCGCTCGGCGCGGATACCGGGCCCGCTGCTCGTGCTCGTCGGCTGCCTGCCCGGGTTCGTGGCCGTCGCCGCCCTGGCGCTGTGCGCGGGAGGCGACGGCCACACCGTCACGGCCGTGGGCCGCCCGCCCGCAGCCCGGCCCGCCGGCGCCCACCGGGCGGCCCGGCCGCCCGTCGTGCCCCGCGCCGCCTGGCTGGACGACCTCGCCCGGCACGCGCAGCCGCCCCCGCGCTACGACGACAAGGTCGTCGCCGTCTTCGTGCACCACACCGATTCGCCCAACGGCTACGCCTGCGCCGACGCGCCCCGCATCATCCGCTACCTGTACGCGGGCCAGATCGGCGCCCGGGACTGGGACGACATCGGCTACAACTTCCTCGTCGACCGCTGCGGCACGATCTACGAGGGCCGTGCGGGCGGGGTCGACCGGCCCGTCACCGGTGCCCACACCCAGGGCTTCAACCACCGCACGGCCGGTATCGCCGCGCTCGGCACCTTCACCGCCGGGGTCCCGGTGCCGCAGGCGATGATCGACGCGATCGCCGCGCTGGCCGCCTGGAAGCTCGGGCTGTCCGACGTGGACCCGCGCGCGGACGTCCGGCTCACCTCCAGCAACAGCCGCAGCCGGTACGCCTCCGGCACCACCGCCACGCTCCCCGCCCTGGCCGGCCACCGGGACGGCTACATGACCAGCTGCCCCGGCGCCGCCCTCGCCGCCCGTCTTCCGGAGATCCGGGAGGCCGCGGCCCGGCTCCAGGGCAGACAGGGCAGCCAGGGAACGCAGCGCAAGCAGGTCAAAAGGGGCAAATGGGACGGCCGGGCCGGAACGGCCGGAACGGCCGGAACGGCCGGAACGGCCGCACGGACTCTCACAGCAACGCCTTAG